From the Neoarius graeffei isolate fNeoGra1 chromosome 1, fNeoGra1.pri, whole genome shotgun sequence genome, one window contains:
- the LOC132882039 gene encoding E3 ubiquitin-protein ligase TRIM39-like — protein sequence MASFSSLLYEEQLQCSICLDVFTDPVSTPCGHNFCKICLKDFWDNSSHYQCPMCIADFPKRPDLCVNTFISELSAQFKMSAQVKSSSAADQPSYLKPKGVLCDSCTKEKLEALRSCLDCGVSLCITHLMPHKSTAKLNKHKLIEPVENLEDYICQKHERPLELFCRDDQMCVCQFCILGDHKNHTNVRMEEESQEKKSHLVETQKHVQKMIQNRQHKIEELKQSAELNKKHTDKEKTESVKMFSALMRCIERSQVDLLKVIEEKQKATERQTELFIQELEQEINELKKKNNEMEQLLHTQDHIKFLQSYPFLHGPLHNNNWNNLRNKSDLRMETLRRALCQLQESLNEEIKKLPETELKIFQQYAVEVTLDPDTANPKLMLSNNRKQVRYSNKRQNVPDNPERFKRCVNVLGKEGFSSGRFYYDVQVRGKTAWDLGVARESINRKGEIMFSPKNGYWILMLRNKTEYKACESPLVPLRLKQAPQKVGVFVDYEGGLVSFYDVEAKSHIYSFTGQTFTEKLYPFFSPCLSNGGKNSAPLIIMSIEHYFPTEASFTE from the exons ATGGCTTCCTTTAGCAGTCTCTTATACGAAGAGCAGCTCCAGTGCTCCATCTGTCTGGATGTGTTCACTGATCCAGTCTCGACTCCATGTGGACACAACTTCTGTAAGATCTGTCTTAAAGACTTCTGGGACAACAGTTCACATTACCAGTGTCCAATGTGCATTGCGGATTTCCCCAAAAGACCTGATCTCTGTGTGAATACTTTcatttctgaactgagtgctcagTTTAAGATGTCAGCTCAGGTGAAGTCCAGCAGCGCTGCAGATCAGCCTTCATACCTAAAACCTAAAGGGGTTCTGTGTGACTCCTGCACTAAGGAAAAGCTCGAGGCTCTCAGGTCCTGTCTGGACTGTGGAGTCTCTTTATGTATTACTCATCTGATGCCTCATAAAAGTACAGCTAAATTAAATAAACACAAACTGATCGAGCctgtggagaacctggaggactacATCTGTCAGAAACATGAGAGACCCCTGGAGCTGTTCTGTAGAGAcgaccagatgtgtgtgtgtcagttctgtATTTTGGGAGACCACAAGAATCACACCAATGTTCGTATGGAGGAGGAAAGTCAAGAGAAGAAG AGTCACCTCGTGGAGACACAGAAACATGTTCAGAAGATGATCCAGAACCGACAGCATAAGATTGAGGAACTCAAACAGTCTGCTGAACTCAATAAA AAACACACAGACAAGGAAAAAACAGAAAGTGTGAAGATGTTCAGTGCCCTGATGCGCTGTATTGAAAGAAGCCAGGTTGACCTGTTGAAGGTAATAGAAGAAAAGCAGAAAGCAACCGAGAGGCAAACAGAACTGTTCATTCAAGAGCTGGAGCAGGAAATCAATGaactaaagaagaaaaacaatgAGATGGAGCAGCTCTTACATACACAGGATCACATCAAGTTCCTACAG AGTTACCCATTTCTTCATGGACCTTTACACAATAACAATTGGAAtaatctcagaaataaatctgacCTGAGGATGGAGACACTGAGGAGAGCTCTGTGTCAGCTTCAGGAGTCTCTCAATGAGGAGATTAAAAAGCTTCCAGAGACTG AACTGAAGATATTTCAACAATATGCAG TGGAAGTGACTCTGGATCCTGACACAGCAAATCCTAAACTTATGCTGTCTAATAATAGGAAACAAGTGAGATATAGCAACAAAAGACAGAATGTTCCTGATAACCCAGAGAGGTTTAAGCGTTGTGTCAATGTGCTGGGAAAGGAGGGATTCTCCTCAGGGAGATTTTACTATGATGTGCAGGTCCGAGGGAAAACAGCTTGGGATTTGGGAGTGGCCCGAGAGTCCATTAACAGGAAGGGGGAAATTATGTTCAGTCCAAAGAATGGATACTGGATTTTGATGCTGAGAAATAAGACTGAATATAAGGCTTGTGAATCTCCCCTCGTCCCCCTGAGACTGAAACAGGCTCCTCAGAAGGTTGGGGTGTTTGTGGATTATGAAGGAGGTTTGGTCTCCTTCTATGATGTTGAGGCCAAGTCTCATATTTACTCTTTCACTGGTCAGACTTTCACTGAGAAACTCTATCCATTCTTCAGCCCTTGTCTTAGTAATGGTGGTAAAAACTCAGCACCGCTGATCATCATGTCTATTGAACATTATTTTCCCACAGAAGCCAGCTTCACAGAATAA
- the LOC132882055 gene encoding E3 ubiquitin-protein ligase TRIM21-like isoform X1, with amino-acid sequence MEKLFKVVNVTLDPDTANSKLILSEDQKQVSHKGQRQILPDKPERFDRFPGVLGKEGFSSGRFYYEVLVSGKTKWMLGVARESNTRKGRITACPENGYWTMCLRNKTKYEACTFPHARLSVKQAPQKVGVFVDYEEGLVCFYDVEAKSLIYSFTDQCFTDKLYPLFCPFLNDGGRNSAPLIITPVEQSEILFHQNSAM; translated from the exons ATGGAGAAGCTTTTTAAAGTTG TGAATGTGACTCTGGATCCTGATACAGCAAATTCTAAACTCATCCTGTCTGAAGATCAGAAACAAGTGAGCCACAAAGGACAGCGACAGATTCTCCCCGATAAACCTGAAAGATTTGATCGTTTTCCTGGTGTACTTGGAAAAGAGGGATTCTCCTCAGGGAGATTTTACTATGAGGTGCTGGTCAGTGGGAAGACTAAGTGGATGTTAGGAGTGGCCAGAGAGTCCAATACCAGAAAAGGAAGGATTACAGCATGTCCTGAAAATGGATACTGGACCATGTGCCTCAGAAACAAGACTAAATATGAGGCTTGTACATTTCCTCATGCTCGCCTCTCCGTGAAACAGGCTCCCCAGAAGGTTGGGGTGTTTGTGGATTATGAAGAGGGTCTGGTCTGCTTCTATGATGTCGAGGCCAAATCTCTTATCTACTCGTTCACTGATCAGTGTTTTACTGATAAACTCTATCCACTCTTCTGCCCCTTCCTCAACGATGGAGGTAGAAATTCTGCACCACTGATTATCACTCCTGTTGAACAGTCTGAGATACTTTTTCACCAAAACTCGGCTATGTGA
- the LOC132882055 gene encoding E3 ubiquitin-protein ligase TRIM21-like isoform X2 — protein sequence MNVTLDPDTANSKLILSEDQKQVSHKGQRQILPDKPERFDRFPGVLGKEGFSSGRFYYEVLVSGKTKWMLGVARESNTRKGRITACPENGYWTMCLRNKTKYEACTFPHARLSVKQAPQKVGVFVDYEEGLVCFYDVEAKSLIYSFTDQCFTDKLYPLFCPFLNDGGRNSAPLIITPVEQSEILFHQNSAM from the exons A TGAATGTGACTCTGGATCCTGATACAGCAAATTCTAAACTCATCCTGTCTGAAGATCAGAAACAAGTGAGCCACAAAGGACAGCGACAGATTCTCCCCGATAAACCTGAAAGATTTGATCGTTTTCCTGGTGTACTTGGAAAAGAGGGATTCTCCTCAGGGAGATTTTACTATGAGGTGCTGGTCAGTGGGAAGACTAAGTGGATGTTAGGAGTGGCCAGAGAGTCCAATACCAGAAAAGGAAGGATTACAGCATGTCCTGAAAATGGATACTGGACCATGTGCCTCAGAAACAAGACTAAATATGAGGCTTGTACATTTCCTCATGCTCGCCTCTCCGTGAAACAGGCTCCCCAGAAGGTTGGGGTGTTTGTGGATTATGAAGAGGGTCTGGTCTGCTTCTATGATGTCGAGGCCAAATCTCTTATCTACTCGTTCACTGATCAGTGTTTTACTGATAAACTCTATCCACTCTTCTGCCCCTTCCTCAACGATGGAGGTAGAAATTCTGCACCACTGATTATCACTCCTGTTGAACAGTCTGAGATACTTTTTCACCAAAACTCGGCTATGTGA